A window of the Henckelia pumila isolate YLH828 chromosome 3, ASM3356847v2, whole genome shotgun sequence genome harbors these coding sequences:
- the LOC140890330 gene encoding uncharacterized protein, with protein MGKKLEDFIFINDDVIISSHDSLTKELQTERNVIISNEDLLAFEQLNEEQKFAYDRILYHVNNNFPHVFFIDGLGGTGKMFLYKALLATIRSAAHIVLATATSGVAASLLPGGCTSHSRFKIPLDENDPKPCSISKQSTLAHLIKLAKLIIWDEATMAKRSIIEKLDEMLRDIMDSDIIFGGKIIVFGGDFRQTFPVILKGTKDDIIDSSIVMSPLWNQFDKINLKKNMRALLDPNFLTYLLKIGDGVENTNEKDEIQIPPTANIPFIDDITSLNTLVDMVFPNIDDCNLYFSLFVNRAILTTRNDFVHEINDVLINRFPGEETTYFSCDENTSSCVIPDQEELFHCLTPQGLRPHKLTLKINAPIILLRNINPTEGLCNGTHLLCKGFSSNIIYAEISVGVHARKPVFIPRITLEAPYDHFSSIPFKKKQFSVRLCYAMTINKAQCQTLDFVGVYLKEPVFSHGQLYVALSRAKSLDQLKVLIRPSTPLIQST; from the coding sequence ATGGGAAAAAAATTGGAGGACTTCATCTTCATAAACGATGATGTAATTATAAGTTCTCATGACAGTTTAACAAAAGAATTACAAACTGAACGGAATGTAATTATATCTAACGAAGATCTTTTAGCCTTTGAGCAGTTAAATGAAGAACAAAAATTTGCTTACGATCGAATATTATATCATGTTAACAATAATTTTCCACATGTATTCTTCATCGATGGTCTTGGAGGTACTGgaaaaatgtttttatataaAGCGCTTCTTGCTACAATTCGCTCAGCCGCTCATATAGTGCTTGCTACAGCCACTTCAGGAGTGGCAGCATCCTTACTTCCAGGAGGATGCACTTCACATTCAAGATTTAAAATTCCTTTAGATGAAAATGATCCCAAACCTTGTAGCATCAGTAAACAAAGCACATTAGCTCATCTAATAAAGTtagcaaaattaattatttgggaTGAAGCCACAATGGCTAAACGTAGTATTATAGAAAAATTGGACGAAATGTTGAGAGACATAATggattcagacataatatttgGTGGTAAAATCATTGTATTTGGTGGAGATTTTCGACAAACATTTCCCGTAATTCTCAAAGGTACCAAAGATGATATTATAGATTCTTCGATTGTCATGTCACCTTTATGGAACCAATTTGATAAAATAAACCTTAAGAAAAATATGCGAGCATTACTTGATCCTAATTTTTTGACTTACTTGCTCAAAATTGGTGATGGAGTTGAGAATACTAATGAAAAAGATGAAATTCAAATACCTCCTACAGCAAACATTCCATTTATAGATGACATAACATCTTTAAATACTTTAGTAGACATGGTATTTCCAAATATTGATGATTGCAATTTATATTTCTCTTTATTTGTTAATCGAGCCATACTCACCACAAGGAATGATTTTGTTCACGAAATAAATGATGTCCTAATTAATAGATTTCCTGGCGAAGAGACTACATATTTTAGttgtgatgaaaacacaagTAGTTGTGTTATACCAGACCAAGAAGAATTGTTTCACTGTTTAACTCCTCAAGGACTTCGTCCTCATAAACTAACTTTGAAAATAAATGCACCAATCATATTGCTAAGAAATATTAATCCAACCGAAGGACTTTGTAATGGTACGCATCTTCTTTGCAAAGGTTTTAGTTCGAATATTATTTACGCTGAAATTTCGGTTGGCGTCCATGCAAGAAAGCCTGTATTTATTCCTCGTATAACATTAGAAGCTCCATATGATCATTTTTCATCTattccatttaaaaaaaaacaattttcagtACGATTATGTTATGCGATGACAATTAACAAAGCGCAATGTCAAACTTTAGATTTTGTTGGTGTATATTTAAAAGAACCTGTCTTCTCACATGGTCAACTTTATGTTGCATTATCAAGAGCGAAAAGTCTAGATCAATTAAAAGTGCTTATTAGACCATCAACACCATTAATCCAAAGTACTTGA
- the LOC140890328 gene encoding uncharacterized protein, giving the protein MQLTDADRVRCAIFMFRDDARVWWQGARSAVDMTTLTWNGFKDVFYGKYFTISTRTRLAREFLELRQGSMSIAEYVKKFERGRYFVPMISSNAVEELKHFTEGLNATIRRDVRLSGAQTYRAAFDEAMLSEKDGNDIIKESQAKRASYQGREQQGSSQKRPYQAPAQRRPQQQQRQNPNQAQPQGQNQPNANAPRPANAPICQKCGKSHSGQCMLGTNTCFICKKPGHFAKDCPQSKDPIRGRVFAMTHDQVDPDSAIVTGMICIAGLPAFVLIDSGATHSFISVNFMMKLGVLPDESISKFCVSLPSGEELESSSVV; this is encoded by the coding sequence ATGCAGCTCACTGATGCAGACCGTGTGAGGTGTGCCATCTTTATGTTTCGTGATGATGCAAGGGTTTGGTGGCAGGGAGCCCGTTCTGCTGTGGATATGACTACGttgacttggaatggattcaaaGATGTGTTCTATGGAAAATATTTCACTATCAGCACCAGGACTAGACTTGCTAGAGAATTCCTGGAGCTCCGCCAAGGGAGCATGTCCATTGCTGAGTATGTGAAGAAGTTTGAAAGGGGGAGGtattttgtgcccatgatttcgAGTAATGCTGTAGAGGAGTTGAAGCATTTCACGGAGGGACTGAATGCCACTATTCGTCGTGATGTCAGATTGAGTGGGGCACAAACGTACCGAGCAGCATTCGATGAGGCTATGTTGTCAGAAAAAGATGGGAATGATATTATCAAAGAATCGCAAGCGAAAAGAGCCAGTTACCAAGGGAGAGAACAACAAGGGTCTAGTCAGAAGAGGCCGTACCAAGCCCCAGCTCAGAGAAgaccgcagcagcagcagcgcCAAAACCCCAATCAGGCGCAACCTCAGGGACAGAATCAGCCGAACGCCAATGCTCCAAGGCCGGCGAATGCACCTATCTGTCAAAAGTGTGGGAAGTCACACTCAGGTCAATGCATGCTTGGGACCAATACTTGCTTTATTTGCAAGAAGCCAGGGCATTTCGCCAAGGATTGCCCGCAGTCAAAGGATCCTATCAGGGGAAGAGTGTTTGCTATGACTCACGATCAGGTTGACCCAGATTCTGCAATTGTCACAGGTATGATCTGTATCGCTGGTTTACCAGCTTTCGTGTTGATTGATTCAGGAGCTACGCACTCTTTTATATCtgttaattttatgatgaaattgGGGGTCTTGCCGGATGAatctatttcaaaattttgtgtgTCATTACCCTCAGGAGAAGAACTAGAAAGTAGTAGTGTGGTATGA
- the LOC140890329 gene encoding senescence-specific cysteine protease SAG39-like, with protein MASKFDTITLLLIIGMCSSLAAGRSGLDQTNMAARHELWMRKYGRVYQDTHEKAKRFKIFKKNVEFIERSNSEGTRTYKLRVNEFADLQNEEFRATRNGYKKLPHKKSSTPFRYEGVKDVPESMDWREKGAVTGVKDQGQCGSCWAFSTVAAMEGINQISTKQLISLSEQELLDCDRTDDNQDCHGGFMESAFKFIVNNIGLTTESDYPYQGISGTCNSQKEESSAATITGYENVPVNDESSLLKAVANQPVSVSIDASGQSFQFYSSGVITSDCGTNLDHGVTAVGYGKTENGTKYWLVKNYWGSEWGEAGYVRVARDVEAKEGMCGIAMQACYPTVSC; from the exons ATGGCTTCGAAATTTGACACAATTACATTGTTGTTAATTATTGGGATGTGTTCATCTCTAGCAGCAGGTCGAAGCGGTCTAGACCAAACCAATATGGCCGCGAGACATGAGCTGTGGATGCGCAAGTATGGACGTGTTTACCAAGACACACATGAAAAGGCCAAACGATTCAAGATATTCAAGAAGAATGTGGAGTTTATCGAACGTTCAAACAGTGAAGGAACTAGGACATATAAGCTTCGTGTAAATGAATTTGCCGACTTGCAAAACGAAGAATTTCGGGCAACTCGTAACGGATACAAGAAGTTACCTCATAAGAAATCATCGACACCCTTTAGATACGAAGGTGTAAAGGATGTTCCTGAGAGTATGGATTGGAGAGAAAAGGGAGCCGTGACTGGAGTCAAGGATCAAGGCCAATGTG GTTCATGCTGGGCATTTTCAACAGTTGCAGCAATGGAAGGCATCAACCAAATTTCAACAAAACAGCTGATCTCATTATCAGAACAAGAACTCTTGGACTGCGATAGAACAGACGACAATCAGGACTGCCACGGAGGTTTTATGGAATCTGCATTCAAATTCATAGTAAATAATATAGGCCTCACCACAGAATCCGACTACCCATATCAAGGAATCTCTGGCACCTGCAACAGCCAAAAGGAAGAATCAAGCGCAGCAACGATTACTGGGTACGAGAACGTGCCAGTCAATGACGAATCTTCATTACTTAAAGCTGTTGCAAACCAACCTGTATCAGTGTCCATTGATGCAAGCGGACAATCTTTCCAGTTTTACTCCAGTGGCGTGATCACAAGCGATTGCGGGACAAATTTGGATCATGGAGTTACCGCAGTCGGATATGGGAAGACTGAAAATGGGACAAAATATTGGCTGGTGAAGAATTATTGGGGTTCAGAGTGGGGTGAGGCAGGATATGTCAGAGTTGCGAGAGACGTTGAGGCAAAGGAAGGGATGTGTGGGATTGCCATGCAAGCTTGTTATCCCACTGTTTCTTGTTAA